From Arcticibacter tournemirensis, one genomic window encodes:
- a CDS encoding SusC/RagA family TonB-linked outer membrane protein, producing MNTLFTILLSRKQKFLFALLCFISISTVFAQQTQVNGVVKSAKDGETLIGVSVLEKGTRNAAASDANGRFTIRVTRSNAVLIFSYLGHLTKEVSLQGKSNISVLLEEDTKLLDEVVVIGYGVVKKTDLTGSVSSIKAEDLTKGTNINLQQGLQGRVPGVQIYQKSGEPGAAMSVQIRGITSITGNNEPLYVIDGLPINNSSAIGAASTGGATVNPNDRSPLSNINPADIESIEILKDASSTAIYGSRGANGVVLITTKRGKTGKIAVSYDASYGQQTPSNTLRYMNGDEYTTVINGIIDENNLNPATYSRVTGTNYNTDWQSLLLKDAQIQSHDLSFSGGSENTKFYISAGYFNQDGIMLNSGTRRYNARINLENGVSGKYAIGMNLTTTYSRDDYNANGTGINDNGSAFYMAQNYDPTAPAYNADGTYARSGIMNPLDNPVAVINGQYSIGDTYRTVGNIYGEYFFIPSLSARIKVGADLNNTQRSFWIDPSTLTGQSYGGYADVRDGKRGYYLFEGTLNFNKAFGVHSFSTVAGATYERYTSSSLVANGQGFTLPDLTYDAIGSGDPLRNGVGSGRQENILVSYFGRVNYSWNNKYLLTASFRADGSARFGPNNRFGYFPSAAVAWRISQEEFLKGNKIIDNLKLRVSYGATGNQPNGNYLYFSTYSPARKAVFNGVYYTSISPTRSPNYNLQWESAGQTDLGLDYGLFKSRLNGSVEYYNRKTKKLLYNVSLPLSSGFGAQTQNVGSMRNSGFEFVINGVIVDKKDLKFDVGANLSTLKNEILSLGGQPDFIQAGPASTGPLSILRPGESIGSIFGYIVDGVWQTGDDFSKVQAGVRPGDLKYRDLDGNNIINTADRTILGSSLPDFYYGFNTSISYKKIALAVAFEGSHGALMLNNSLLDSYYPFDFRRNKLADLYLNRWTPSNPTNEYPSFVPGGVQNSFIVNTKTVEDASYLRLQSVRLSYTLPVSKLKAFKNATVFVTGQNLYTFTNYSGADPAINANGGNIVRVDYSSYPLTRTITGGLNIQF from the coding sequence ATGAACACGTTGTTTACTATACTCTTGAGCAGGAAGCAGAAATTCCTGTTCGCTTTATTGTGTTTCATCTCCATTTCTACAGTGTTTGCACAGCAAACCCAGGTAAACGGAGTAGTGAAATCGGCTAAAGATGGCGAAACTTTGATAGGCGTAAGTGTCCTGGAAAAGGGAACCCGAAATGCAGCAGCTTCGGATGCAAATGGGAGATTCACTATTCGTGTGACCAGGTCAAACGCCGTATTGATCTTTAGTTATTTAGGCCATTTAACTAAAGAAGTGTCTTTACAGGGGAAATCCAATATCTCGGTGCTTCTGGAAGAGGATACCAAATTACTGGATGAAGTGGTGGTAATTGGCTATGGGGTTGTTAAAAAGACTGACTTAACCGGTTCTGTTTCGTCGATAAAAGCGGAAGATTTGACTAAAGGGACCAATATCAATCTTCAACAGGGGCTGCAGGGAAGGGTGCCGGGGGTCCAGATTTATCAAAAAAGCGGAGAGCCCGGAGCGGCAATGAGTGTGCAGATCAGGGGTATTACCTCAATTACAGGTAATAATGAACCTCTATATGTGATAGACGGCTTACCTATCAATAATTCATCGGCCATAGGGGCAGCAAGTACGGGCGGGGCGACTGTGAATCCCAATGATCGTTCTCCATTAAGCAATATAAACCCTGCCGACATAGAATCTATTGAGATTTTAAAAGATGCTTCATCGACAGCTATTTATGGCTCGAGAGGAGCGAATGGCGTTGTGTTGATCACAACAAAGCGCGGAAAAACAGGCAAAATAGCGGTCAGTTATGATGCTTCTTATGGACAGCAAACGCCAAGCAATACCCTGAGATATATGAACGGGGATGAATATACAACAGTGATTAACGGGATAATTGATGAGAATAATCTAAACCCAGCCACCTATTCAAGGGTTACAGGGACCAACTATAACACAGACTGGCAAAGTCTTCTGCTGAAAGATGCTCAAATACAATCCCATGACCTGTCTTTCAGTGGTGGATCTGAAAATACCAAATTTTATATTTCTGCAGGATACTTTAATCAAGATGGTATTATGCTCAATTCCGGTACCAGGAGGTATAATGCAAGAATTAATCTGGAAAATGGAGTTTCAGGTAAGTATGCTATTGGGATGAACCTAACCACCACTTACTCCAGAGATGATTATAACGCTAACGGAACGGGTATAAATGATAATGGAAGTGCGTTTTATATGGCCCAAAACTATGATCCAACAGCGCCCGCTTATAATGCCGATGGTACTTATGCCCGTTCCGGAATAATGAACCCTTTGGACAATCCTGTAGCCGTGATTAATGGCCAGTACTCTATTGGCGATACTTATCGTACGGTTGGGAACATTTATGGAGAGTATTTTTTTATTCCTTCTTTATCAGCCAGGATCAAGGTCGGGGCTGATTTAAATAATACTCAGCGCTCGTTTTGGATAGATCCGTCTACACTTACCGGGCAGTCATATGGTGGTTATGCTGACGTGAGAGATGGGAAGAGAGGTTACTATCTTTTTGAAGGAACACTAAATTTCAATAAGGCATTTGGAGTGCATAGCTTTTCTACGGTTGCCGGGGCGACTTATGAACGTTACACTTCAAGTTCTTTAGTGGCCAACGGCCAGGGATTTACCTTGCCTGATTTAACATACGATGCCATAGGTAGTGGAGACCCTTTGAGAAATGGTGTTGGAAGCGGGCGGCAAGAGAATATTCTGGTATCTTACTTTGGCAGAGTAAACTATTCATGGAATAATAAATACTTACTGACAGCCTCTTTCCGGGCAGACGGATCTGCCCGCTTCGGCCCAAACAACAGATTTGGGTACTTCCCATCAGCGGCGGTAGCCTGGAGGATCAGTCAGGAGGAATTCCTGAAAGGAAATAAAATAATAGACAATCTAAAATTGCGGGTGAGCTATGGTGCTACCGGTAATCAGCCAAACGGTAACTATTTATATTTTTCAACATACTCTCCCGCAAGGAAGGCTGTGTTTAATGGTGTATACTACACCTCCATAAGCCCTACCAGAAGTCCTAATTATAATCTGCAGTGGGAATCTGCCGGCCAGACCGATCTGGGCCTGGATTATGGATTGTTTAAATCCAGGCTCAATGGTAGTGTTGAGTACTACAATAGAAAGACAAAGAAGCTTTTATATAATGTTTCGTTACCACTAAGTTCAGGATTTGGAGCTCAGACGCAAAACGTGGGAAGCATGCGTAATTCCGGGTTTGAATTTGTAATAAACGGGGTTATTGTAGATAAAAAAGATTTAAAATTCGATGTCGGTGCCAACTTATCTACACTCAAGAACGAAATCTTGAGTCTCGGTGGGCAACCGGATTTTATCCAGGCCGGACCGGCAAGTACCGGTCCGCTTTCAATATTAAGACCGGGTGAATCAATTGGTTCCATTTTCGGATACATCGTCGATGGCGTCTGGCAAACAGGCGACGATTTTAGTAAGGTACAGGCGGGAGTACGTCCGGGAGATTTGAAATACCGCGATCTGGACGGTAATAATATCATCAACACTGCCGACAGGACGATACTCGGAAGTTCGTTGCCGGACTTTTACTACGGGTTCAATACAAGTATCTCTTACAAAAAAATCGCTTTGGCAGTAGCCTTTGAGGGATCACATGGCGCCTTGATGCTGAACAATAGTTTGCTGGATTCTTACTATCCTTTTGATTTCAGGCGAAATAAGCTGGCCGACCTCTATTTGAACCGATGGACACCGAGCAATCCTACTAATGAATATCCGTCGTTTGTTCCAGGGGGCGTACAGAACTCGTTTATAGTGAATACTAAAACGGTGGAGGATGCTTCTTATTTAAGGTTGCAGTCAGTGCGTTTATCTTACACATTACCAGTATCAAAATTAAAGGCCTTTAAAAATGCCACTGTTTTTGTAACGGGTCAAAACCTGTACACCTTTACTAACTATTCAGGTGCAGATCCAGCAATAAATGCAAATGGGGGCAATATAGTGAGGGTTGACTACAGTTCTTATCCATTGACAAGAACAATTACAGGGGGGCTTAACATCCAGTTTTAA
- a CDS encoding arylsulfatase, producing MQFGYLKVIALCNMLVTGSAYAQSLSRNNTSKIKQTRPNIIIIMVDDMGFSDLGCYGGEIKTPNIDALASSGMMMTNFYNDARCCPTRASLLTGQYQHKVGLTRNGESLTKNGVTIAEALQQNGYATAMVGKWHLSKAGPIADKKLHLRWLSREYNPDTTYAAPDTYPANRGFEKYYGIIWGVVNYFNPFSLVEGTRAVKNIPANYYTTHAFTDKAIEYVNEYKNGRKPFFMYLAYNAPHWPVQAPAETIKKYEKTYLGGWDSLRRVRYDRMVAMKLINDKEYPFVEAENDALKWKMLSPSQKMNFSKRMATHAAMIDEVDQGVGKLISQLKKNGQYQNTVFFFMSDNGASPEIVTTPGYDRPSALSDGTALQYGYPDYDKIGGPVSYTGIGSGWASASNTPFRYWKAESYNGGALTPMFMTGPGIIQGVNSSLAHVMDIMPTCLAISSASYPSVYKGHKITSIDGHSLVPVMQGKNSGRYKDLFFEHEGGRALISAGYKIVALRKGEWAMYNLKKDKTESENLIQSEPRKAAEMIAKWQKWAKEMGLEND from the coding sequence ATGCAATTCGGGTATTTGAAAGTTATAGCTTTATGCAATATGTTAGTGACGGGCAGTGCTTACGCCCAAAGCTTATCAAGAAACAATACCTCTAAAATTAAACAGACACGTCCGAATATCATCATTATAATGGTAGATGATATGGGATTCTCTGATTTAGGATGTTATGGAGGCGAGATAAAGACCCCTAATATTGATGCCCTGGCTTCATCTGGTATGATGATGACCAATTTCTACAACGACGCCCGTTGCTGTCCTACAAGAGCCTCTTTGTTAACCGGCCAGTATCAGCATAAGGTTGGGCTTACCAGAAATGGAGAAAGCTTAACTAAAAACGGCGTAACAATAGCTGAAGCGTTACAGCAAAATGGATATGCTACTGCTATGGTTGGTAAATGGCATTTATCTAAGGCCGGGCCTATAGCCGACAAGAAACTTCACCTGAGATGGTTAAGCAGGGAATATAACCCTGATACTACCTACGCGGCTCCAGACACATACCCTGCTAACAGGGGCTTCGAAAAATATTATGGCATCATCTGGGGTGTGGTCAATTATTTCAACCCGTTCTCCCTGGTTGAAGGAACGAGGGCAGTGAAAAATATTCCGGCCAATTATTACACCACACATGCTTTCACTGATAAAGCCATCGAATATGTGAACGAATATAAAAACGGCCGGAAGCCATTCTTTATGTACCTGGCCTATAATGCACCACACTGGCCGGTTCAGGCACCCGCCGAAACGATAAAAAAATACGAAAAAACCTATTTAGGCGGATGGGATAGTTTAAGGCGCGTGAGGTATGATCGAATGGTCGCTATGAAACTCATAAATGACAAAGAATATCCGTTTGTGGAAGCTGAGAATGATGCCCTGAAGTGGAAGATGCTGAGTCCTTCACAGAAAATGAATTTTTCTAAAAGAATGGCTACTCATGCCGCAATGATTGATGAAGTTGACCAGGGTGTTGGGAAATTAATCAGCCAGCTTAAAAAGAACGGGCAATATCAAAACACGGTGTTCTTTTTTATGTCTGATAATGGCGCTTCGCCGGAAATTGTTACAACCCCCGGCTACGACAGGCCATCTGCATTGAGTGATGGAACTGCCTTGCAATATGGTTACCCGGATTACGATAAAATAGGTGGTCCGGTCTCTTACACAGGTATCGGAAGCGGCTGGGCCAGCGCATCGAATACTCCGTTCAGATACTGGAAGGCGGAATCGTACAATGGGGGAGCTCTGACCCCGATGTTTATGACGGGGCCGGGGATCATACAAGGTGTAAATAGTTCTTTAGCTCATGTAATGGATATCATGCCCACTTGTCTGGCGATTAGCAGCGCCAGTTACCCGTCGGTTTATAAAGGTCACAAAATCACCTCTATAGACGGTCATAGCCTGGTACCGGTTATGCAAGGAAAAAACAGCGGGCGATACAAGGATTTATTTTTTGAACATGAAGGGGGCCGGGCACTGATATCCGCAGGTTATAAGATAGTTGCCTTGAGAAAGGGTGAATGGGCAATGTACAACCTCAAAAAGGACAAAACAGAATCTGAAAATTTAATTCAATCAGAACCCCGGAAAGCCGCTGAAATGATTGCCAAATGGCAAAAATGGGCGAAAGAAATGGGACTGGAGAATGATTAA
- a CDS encoding hybrid sensor histidine kinase/response regulator transcription factor encodes MKPSAIILLFFLITPFSFSQDVRFRKITSNQGLSHNTVYSIVQDDKGFIWLGTREGLNKYDSYKIKNYYVKGSKLGGSANKINSLLNIRNDIYVGTDNGLYLYDSRKDDLYAYPGFEKFAILFLNLHKNNIYVGTSNGLYIIKSGKSRLITKRDAAKSICNLAGGRLLLNIGNQLQIIDEEGKIQRQFSSSAFSYLTEPDFSIFSIYKDRENRIWICSNKGLFSYNQDDDRFSRIQFCTSENNEINTVRSVTRNKENKLFIGTENGLYVYNLGTGVSENYQQSFNYDAKKLNDKAIYSTYTANDGSIWLGTYFGGANFIPPANFGFKSFLPNDRGDGLSGKAISQMMEDKERRLWIGTEDGGISVYDPKTNSFSYINKDSRPYYLNINNVHAIHDDGYGNVWVGTFLGGVHRFNTKTKKTTIYINQPDNPNSLSNNQVYGIYRDSRGMLWVATQSGLNTFDYQRNSFRLFKAAILGKMFIYDLTEDKNGDMWFCTRQNGVYRYLIKDDTLIHYTTPKLSSNQVISVYKDTEHRLWFGTLDGGVSMYDTDTDRFTRFTIKDGLPNNNVYGALEDQNKDMWFSTNRGLSKYDVRSHKFTNYDNRLGLPSNQFNFKSFLKSSDKTLYFGSINGLSYFSPQQIASKNLYLPLRFTDFLLFNNSVKVGGNSVLKQQIDDTESINLSYSQNVFTIDYAALNYANPGSDRFAYYLEGFEKGWNYAGYKNAVTYTNLSPGTYTFHIKAVDADGTRLSDERTLIINVSPPFYLTRLAYLFYFILLCLLIWVYSYFIKFLHQKKLEIQLERIEKEKIKELTQHRLNFFTFISHEFKTPLTLILASIDQFLERKEERLKKNAELSIIKNNASRLFKLIQQLMEFTKMENDHYSSRISRNDILELIRCTLFSFKTLTDEKGISLIFNTNQDQFNCYFDSDKVEKVLMNIISNAVKNTFEGEISIDVNIRTDNSENTAKVIIEIKDTGIGMSSEDLKNAFIPFYRARQSKGKGIEGSGIGLSLVNSLINYLKGEVSIESRLNKGTLVKVSIPVLTLLTSENSEVSSKISEVETPANGPDKGIHNAEQDKVGLSKYKILIVEDNKELLNFLSKHFSKSHEVITALNGASAFNKIVKNAPDVIISDIKMPKMDGIELCNKVKSDARFNFIPFILLSSDATETSRVAGLHRGADAYLNKPFNLKEFDLLVTNMIKSRVQLREHVIGIGKFTLNHLPRNNKDQEFLSKLSDVLEKRFSDPKLTVDDIANDLSVSRTSLHLSLKKLMDKSATELLNEYRLKKAVLMLENDLPIGEIAYYCGYSDPNYFSRIFRKHYQCSPLQYKEKVTGNL; translated from the coding sequence ATGAAGCCGTCGGCAATTATCCTTTTGTTCTTTCTTATAACACCTTTTTCATTTTCGCAGGATGTAAGGTTCAGAAAAATAACTTCGAATCAGGGCTTGTCACATAATACCGTATATAGCATTGTGCAGGACGATAAAGGCTTCATATGGCTCGGTACCAGGGAGGGTTTAAACAAGTACGATAGCTATAAGATTAAAAATTACTATGTAAAGGGATCAAAACTAGGCGGGTCGGCAAACAAGATAAACTCGCTCTTGAACATCCGGAATGACATTTATGTGGGCACTGATAATGGATTGTATCTTTACGACTCCCGGAAGGATGATCTATATGCATATCCCGGGTTTGAAAAATTCGCCATCCTTTTTTTGAACCTTCACAAAAACAATATCTATGTTGGTACTTCAAATGGACTGTATATTATAAAGAGCGGAAAATCCAGGCTTATTACCAAAAGGGATGCCGCTAAATCTATATGTAATCTTGCGGGAGGAAGATTGTTGTTGAACATTGGCAACCAGCTGCAAATTATTGATGAAGAAGGTAAAATACAGAGGCAGTTTTCCAGCTCCGCGTTTTCATATCTCACAGAACCCGATTTTAGTATTTTCTCTATTTACAAAGATCGCGAAAATAGAATCTGGATATGCAGCAATAAGGGCTTGTTCAGTTACAATCAGGACGACGATCGATTTTCCAGAATCCAGTTCTGTACATCAGAAAATAACGAGATAAATACGGTAAGGTCGGTAACAAGGAACAAGGAGAACAAGCTGTTTATCGGCACCGAAAATGGCTTGTATGTTTATAACCTCGGCACCGGCGTGTCCGAAAATTATCAGCAGTCTTTTAATTACGACGCTAAAAAACTGAATGACAAAGCCATATACTCCACCTATACTGCGAATGACGGCTCTATCTGGCTGGGAACTTATTTTGGTGGTGCAAATTTTATACCGCCGGCTAATTTCGGATTCAAAAGCTTTCTACCCAATGACAGAGGCGATGGCTTAAGCGGAAAAGCAATAAGCCAGATGATGGAAGACAAAGAACGTCGTCTCTGGATTGGAACCGAGGACGGGGGGATATCTGTTTATGATCCCAAAACAAATTCATTTTCTTATATCAATAAAGACAGTCGCCCATATTACTTAAACATCAATAACGTGCATGCCATACACGACGATGGCTACGGAAATGTTTGGGTGGGTACTTTTTTAGGAGGGGTGCACAGGTTCAATACGAAAACGAAGAAAACTACCATTTATATAAATCAGCCTGATAATCCCAATTCACTTTCAAACAACCAGGTTTATGGTATTTATCGCGACTCCAGAGGAATGCTATGGGTAGCAACACAGAGCGGATTAAATACTTTTGATTACCAGAGAAATTCGTTCAGACTATTTAAAGCAGCGATACTGGGCAAAATGTTCATTTATGATCTAACAGAAGACAAAAATGGCGACATGTGGTTTTGCACCAGACAGAATGGTGTTTACAGATATCTGATTAAAGACGATACTCTGATCCACTATACAACGCCAAAGCTATCAAGCAACCAGGTTATAAGCGTCTATAAGGACACAGAGCATCGCTTATGGTTTGGAACTCTCGATGGAGGCGTTTCGATGTATGATACCGACACCGACAGATTTACCCGCTTCACCATCAAAGACGGCCTGCCAAACAATAATGTATATGGAGCTTTGGAAGATCAGAACAAAGATATGTGGTTTAGTACTAACCGCGGGCTTTCCAAATATGACGTCAGAAGCCATAAATTCACTAATTATGATAACAGGCTTGGCCTGCCATCTAATCAGTTCAACTTTAAATCCTTTTTAAAGTCAAGCGACAAGACCTTATATTTTGGAAGCATTAATGGACTCAGCTATTTCTCTCCACAGCAAATTGCTTCAAAGAACCTCTATCTACCCTTAAGATTTACCGACTTTTTACTATTTAATAATAGTGTAAAAGTTGGAGGCAACTCGGTCTTAAAACAACAGATAGATGATACCGAATCAATAAATTTATCTTATTCGCAAAATGTGTTTACGATAGATTATGCGGCTCTAAATTATGCAAATCCCGGTAGTGACAGGTTTGCTTACTATTTAGAAGGCTTCGAAAAGGGTTGGAATTATGCAGGATACAAAAACGCGGTTACATACACAAACCTCTCACCTGGTACCTATACCTTCCATATAAAAGCTGTAGATGCAGATGGGACAAGACTTAGCGATGAGAGAACCTTAATTATTAATGTTTCTCCCCCCTTTTATCTTACCAGGCTTGCCTATCTGTTTTATTTCATTTTATTATGCCTGTTAATTTGGGTATATTCTTATTTCATCAAATTCCTGCACCAGAAAAAACTTGAAATTCAACTTGAAAGAATTGAAAAGGAGAAGATCAAGGAACTTACCCAGCACAGGCTAAACTTCTTCACTTTTATTTCCCATGAGTTCAAAACCCCCTTAACCTTGATCCTGGCATCGATAGACCAGTTTTTAGAGAGAAAAGAAGAAAGATTAAAAAAGAACGCCGAATTGTCAATAATCAAAAATAATGCTTCGCGCTTATTTAAGTTAATTCAGCAATTGATGGAATTCACAAAGATGGAAAACGATCATTATTCGTCACGTATCTCAAGAAACGATATTCTAGAATTGATCAGGTGTACTCTCTTTTCGTTCAAAACGCTGACAGATGAAAAGGGAATCTCATTAATTTTTAACACTAATCAGGATCAGTTTAACTGCTATTTCGATTCTGATAAAGTAGAAAAAGTGCTCATGAATATCATTTCAAACGCCGTTAAAAACACTTTCGAAGGAGAAATAAGCATAGATGTGAATATCCGGACAGATAACTCCGAAAACACAGCAAAGGTAATTATTGAAATTAAGGATACAGGTATTGGCATGTCTTCAGAAGACCTTAAGAACGCTTTTATTCCATTTTACAGAGCCCGTCAGTCAAAAGGAAAAGGAATTGAAGGAAGCGGTATCGGCTTATCATTAGTTAATAGCCTGATCAATTACCTTAAAGGAGAAGTTAGCATTGAGAGCAGGCTAAACAAGGGAACCTTAGTCAAAGTTTCTATTCCTGTTCTTACTTTGCTGACATCAGAAAATAGTGAAGTAAGCAGCAAGATTAGTGAAGTTGAAACACCAGCCAACGGACCGGACAAGGGTATTCATAATGCAGAGCAAGACAAAGTAGGTTTAAGTAAATACAAGATTCTTATTGTAGAGGATAATAAAGAACTATTAAATTTTCTGTCAAAACATTTTTCAAAAAGCCACGAAGTCATCACCGCATTAAATGGTGCTTCTGCTTTTAACAAAATTGTTAAAAATGCACCTGATGTGATTATTAGTGATATAAAGATGCCCAAAATGGATGGTATAGAGCTATGCAATAAAGTTAAAAGCGACGCCCGTTTCAATTTCATCCCATTTATTTTACTATCAAGCGATGCAACCGAAACTTCCAGAGTAGCCGGACTCCATAGGGGGGCAGACGCCTATCTTAACAAACCATTTAATCTGAAAGAATTTGATTTATTGGTAACCAATATGATTAAATCGAGGGTTCAGCTTAGGGAACATGTAATCGGCATCGGCAAATTCACACTAAACCACCTCCCCCGTAACAACAAAGATCAGGAATTTCTTTCGAAATTAAGCGACGTCCTTGAAAAGCGATTTTCAGATCCGAAGCTTACTGTCGATGATATTGCAAACGACCTAAGCGTAAGCAGGACTTCGTTACATTTAAGCCTGAAAAAGCTCATGGATAAAAGCGCCACCGAATTGCTCAACGAATACAGACTAAAAAAAGCGGTGCTGATGCTGGAGAACGACTTACCTATTGGCGAAATAGCATACTACTGCGGGTATAGTGATCCGAATTATTTTAGCCGTATTTTCAGAAAACATTATCAGTGCTCACCTTTGCAGTATAAGGAAAAGGTAACAGGTAACTTATAA
- a CDS encoding RagB/SusD family nutrient uptake outer membrane protein translates to MKKIVKYIFLLGIATGSASCEEMLDVTPNSEFAPGNVLTSENGIKALLFSAYAEEQTQQNSRFLINNAEVSTDIGFNSGGGENGQLVHMINFTWDASLGTFQGDVWAPEYRCIRDANGVIENIDNVVTSDANKKLFKAEGRALRANAYMNLYNYFGPVPLRTSTLQVGDFAKATDEEIKAFIEDEFRTAIPDLPLPGQEEAYGRYNKGVAGGLLARFMLNTKQWQKAADASKAVIDLNYYTLFTPYKDLFMVANEQNKEMILVKQCKNEVDYGNWYMAGALPPAYKNSPQFPQYTYLPTMSNFATQYRLRTAFVNSFAANDLRKSLILTSYVNNANATVNIQAGDNARCFKYWDNATIGNNSGNDVPVLRYADILLIRAEALNELSAVPTTECFTLINQVRTRAGLHDLTIATTPTKEAFRDAVLAERGWEFYGEGLRREDLIRHGKFLSSAIARGVSAASATTDKLLFPIPQTEVSANKLLVQNNGY, encoded by the coding sequence ATGAAAAAGATAGTTAAATATATATTTTTATTGGGTATAGCTACAGGTTCTGCTTCGTGCGAGGAAATGCTGGACGTAACTCCTAATTCGGAGTTTGCACCAGGTAACGTACTAACTTCAGAGAATGGCATTAAAGCATTATTGTTCTCGGCCTATGCCGAAGAACAAACTCAGCAAAACAGCAGATTTCTTATCAACAACGCTGAAGTAAGTACCGACATAGGTTTCAATTCGGGTGGAGGCGAAAATGGACAATTGGTTCATATGATAAATTTCACCTGGGATGCAAGCCTGGGTACTTTTCAGGGAGACGTATGGGCTCCCGAATATCGTTGTATCCGCGATGCAAATGGTGTGATTGAAAATATCGACAACGTGGTCACGTCGGATGCAAATAAAAAGTTGTTCAAAGCAGAGGGCAGGGCATTAAGGGCAAACGCTTATATGAACCTGTATAATTATTTTGGTCCTGTTCCGCTAAGAACGTCGACCTTACAGGTGGGTGATTTCGCAAAAGCTACTGATGAAGAAATAAAAGCTTTTATAGAGGATGAGTTCAGGACCGCAATTCCGGATTTACCGCTTCCCGGACAGGAAGAGGCCTACGGCAGATACAATAAAGGCGTAGCTGGAGGCTTGCTAGCCAGATTTATGCTCAATACCAAGCAATGGCAGAAAGCGGCCGATGCCAGTAAAGCAGTGATAGATCTTAACTATTATACCTTATTCACGCCTTATAAAGACTTGTTCATGGTTGCGAATGAACAAAACAAAGAAATGATACTGGTAAAGCAATGCAAAAACGAGGTTGACTATGGTAACTGGTATATGGCTGGAGCCCTGCCTCCCGCTTATAAAAACTCTCCTCAGTTTCCACAATATACGTATCTGCCCACTATGTCGAACTTCGCAACGCAATACCGTTTAAGAACAGCCTTCGTGAATTCGTTTGCAGCCAACGATCTGAGAAAGTCATTGATTTTGACCAGCTATGTCAATAATGCAAATGCTACAGTGAATATTCAGGCTGGAGATAATGCCCGTTGTTTTAAATATTGGGATAATGCAACAATTGGAAATAACAGCGGAAATGATGTTCCGGTGCTGAGATATGCCGACATATTATTAATCAGAGCAGAAGCATTGAATGAGTTAAGTGCAGTTCCAACTACAGAGTGTTTTACACTTATAAACCAGGTAAGAACGAGGGCTGGGCTGCATGATTTAACGATAGCGACAACTCCAACTAAAGAAGCATTTAGGGATGCTGTTTTAGCAGAAAGAGGGTGGGAGTTCTATGGTGAAGGGCTGAGAAGAGAAGATTTGATCCGTCATGGTAAATTCCTTTCAAGTGCTATTGCCAGAGGGGTGTCTGCTGCATCTGCTACCACTGACAAGCTGCTTTTTCCTATACCTCAGACAGAAGTTTCGGCTAATAAGCTTCTTGTTCAGAATAACGGATATTAA